ATCTCCAGCTGTTATAGTTGCTTGCTGACCATTTTTTTGCTTTATGATGCAGTTAAAAGCACTATCAAGACCATCAAAAATACCTTCGATGACTTTTTTATCATTGATTATTTTGATATGTTGCCCAACGTGAGCAGAGTATAAAAGCCATTTTTTACGGATTATATCACATCCTCCAGGTTGTTTCCAAAGAAGGTAATTTTTAGAAAAATACTCCGTCAAAACCGTAAATAACTGTTCTGTCTCAACATGCAAACCAATATTTTTCAGACTTGAAGTGGGATAGGGTGCGTCCTCATAGTGACAATTTACATTCATTCCAATCCCAATAACCAATGCATACTGTTGGAATGTTAATTTAAAAATTTCAAGCAAAATCCCAGAGCTTTTAGATTCTTTAAGCAAAATATCATTTGGCCATTTTAAACTAACAATACTATTCGCTTGGTTTTCATCTTTTACAAATTGTTTTATTGCCTCTACCATACTTACTCCAGCAACAAAACTAAGCTGAGCAGCCGTCTGATGAACAATATCATCAATTAACAAAAGACTACAGTAAAGGTTTCCTTTCGGACTATACCACGTTCTACCTCTTCTTGCCATTCCCTGTGATTGCTCCTGCGCAACAATCCAGAGATAACCACGATGGCCAGCATACGCTCTTCGCTGAGCAATAAGATTTGTTGAATCAACATTTTCGTAGGATTCAACAGCGTAACCCTGTTTTTGTGCAAAATCCGATAAGATATAAACCATATTCATTAAAACAATGCAATAGCCGCTTTTTCTGCCAAGTCAGCAAACCAAATTCCAAAAAGCGTATAAAATAAAATAAATAATGCAGAAAGACAAAGACAAAACCGAAGCTCATTCGATAAAATAATAAAATGCGCTTTTGCATCATCAAACCACATAATTTTAATGAGACGCAAATAGTAAAAAGCCCCAATAACAGATGCTAGCATACCAACAACAGCAAGTGGTGTAAGTCCAGCATGAACAGCGGCAGAAAATGTATACCACTTTCCAAAAAAACCAGCCATAGGAGGTATACTTGCTAAAGAGAAAAGTTGTATCGTCATCATAACAGCCATAAACGGATTTGTCTTTACCAATCCTGAAAGATCATAAATATTTTCAACATTTCCACCACTACGCCGCATTCCAAGAATAAAAGCAAATGAACCAATCACCATACTAAGATAAATAGTCATATAAAGAATAACGCTTTTTATCCCAAGCATATCTCCAGCAGCTAACCCGACAAGCGCATATCCCATATGACTGATAGACGAATAAGCCATTAAACGCTTAACATTGCTCTGGCCAATTGCAGCAAATGCACCAAGTATCATTGATGCAATTGCCATGAACACCAAAATTTGCTGCCATGCATGCATAGAGCCATCGGAACTCTCTGATGGAATGAATACCAGAACAATAATACGAACGAGTAAAGCCATTGCTGCAACTTTAGGAGCACCCGCAAAAAATGCTGTAATTGGTGTTGGCGCTCCTTCGTAAACATCAGGTGTCCACATATGAAATGGAACAGCAGAAATTTTGAAAGCCAAACCAGCTAAAATAAAAACAATGCCAAAGATAACACCTAATTGTAGACTTTCACTTTTTAAAGCAATCGCAATTTCGCGAAAACCAATTTGACCGGTAAAACCATAAAGTAAAGAAATACCATAAAGGAGCAACCCTGACGATAATGCTCCTAAAACAAAGTACTTTATACCTGCTTCAGACGATTTTAGATTATTACGATTAATCGCAGCTAAAACATATAAAGCTAAGGATTGTAGTTCTAACCCCATATAAAGTGACAGCATATTACCAGCTGAAATCATCAGCATCATGCCAAGACTTGCTAAAAGAACAAGCACTGGAAACTCAAATATATCAAACTTATGCGTACAGGTAAAATCAACAGACATAATAAGAGCAAAAAGTGCACCAATAAGTGTTAAAATTTTCATATAACGACCGAAAGAATCAATAATAAGCGCATTGGTTTGAAATAAGCCACTTTTCGGAAAAACGACGAGAATAACAATGGTTGCGACAAAAAGGGCAATAGCCAAACCAGTCACGGTTAAAGAGGAACGTGTATTGGAATAAACACCAATCAAAAGCAATATAACGCCCCCCAATGCTATTAAAATCTCTGGAAAAATTAACACTAATTGAGCTATTATTTCAGTTTGCATGAGCATTCTTCTCTTAATCTAGTGTAGTTTATTGATGAGAGCTTCTACGGAAAACGCTGTTGCCTTAAGAATAGGCGTTGGATAAATACCAAAAAAGATTGTAATAATAACCATTGGATAAAGGATGATTTTCTCTCTTGAAGAGAGATCAATAAGTATTTTTAAATTCTCTTTATCTAAAGAACCAAAAACCACACGCCGATAAAGATAAAGTGCATAGGCAGCTGATAAAATAACGCCAGTTGTAGCAAAAATGACAACCAATTTATTTACTTGAAAAACACCTATTAAGGTTAAAAATTCACCTAAAAATCCTGAACTCCCAGGCAAACCGATATTTGCCATAGTAAAGATCAAGAAAACAACGGCATATTTAGGCATGTTATTCACTAAACCGCCAAAGGCTGAAATTTCACGCGTATGCAAGCGATCATAGATAACCCCAACACAAAGAAATAAAGCTGCTGAAACAATTCCATGTGATAGCATTTGATAAATAGCACCTTGGATACCCTGTTCATTTGCAGCAAAAATACCCATTGTCACATATCCCATATGCGCTATTGAAGAATAAGCAATAAGCTTTTTTATATCATTTTGAACAAGTGCAACCAACGATGTATAAAGAATAGCGATAAGCGATAAAACGAAAACCAAAGGAGCAAAATCAGTTGAGGCAATAGGAAACATTGGTAAAGAAAAACGAAGAAAACCATACCCGCCTAATTTGAGTAAGACACCGGCTAAAATAACGGAACCAGAGGTCGGTGCTTCCACGTGAGCATCAGGAAGCCATGTATGGACTGGCCACATCGGCATTTTAACCGCAAAAGAAGCAAAAAATGCAAGCCATAACCACATTTGCATATGTGCTGGAAATTGGTAAGTTAATAAAGTTGGTATATCGAGTGTTCCAACTTCCAAATACATAACCATAATGGCAACCAGCATAAGCACTGAACCAAGTAAAGTGTAGAGAAAAAATTTCATGCTCGCATAAACACGACGTGCCCCACCCCAAACACCTATGATAATGAACATTGGAATAAGGCTGCCTTCAAAAAAAACATAAAACAATATCGCATCAAGTGCACAAAAGACACCAATAATTGCAACTTCAAGAAGAAGAAAAGCAATCATATAAGCTTTTAATCTATCTTTAATATTCTCCCAACTTGCTAAAATACAGAAAGGCAAAAGAAAAGCCGAAAGAACAACAAAAAGAATAGAAATACCATCAATCCCCATATGATAGCTAGTGCCCTCTCCTAACCAATTGAATTTCTCAACCATTTGAAAATGAGGGTTTGTATGATCAAAGCCAGCCCAAATAATTAAGGAAATAATAAAAACAAACACAGTTGTAAAAAATGCTACATTGCGTATGTTACATCGTGCTGACTCGCTATCGTCTTTAATAAACAAAATCAAAATTACACCAACAAGCGGTAAAAATGTAACCGTAGAAAGAATAGGCCAATCAGTCATCAGTTTGCGCCCCCGATCATCATCCATGTGATCAGCGAAGCAATGCCAATAAGCATTGCAAATGCATAATGATAAATATAGCCTGTTTGCATCCGAACAACTCTATTTGTAATATTAACAACCCGCGCGGCAATACCATTCGGACCCAAACCATCAATAATCTTACCGTCACCAACTTTCCAAAAAAAGAAACCAATTTTTAAAACAGAACGAACAAACAAAGCGTTATATAATTCATCAAAATACCATTTATGACAAAGAAAACGGTACACTGCAGGCATTAATTTAGCAATTTTCTTCGGAATAGAAGGAAAAGAAATATAAAATAAATAGGCTAACATAAATCCAAAAACCATCGCTATCAAGGGTGACCATTTTACCCAAATGAATACATTATGGGCATCATGGAGAATATGATTATGACTGTTTGTAAATAACGCTCCCTTCCAAAAAGCATCATACAAATCACCAAAGAAGTAAGGTTGGAAAACAACACCAGAAAACATTGCTCCAATAGATAAAATAAAGAGTGGGATCAACATAACTGGAGGAGATTCATGAACATGATGCATAACATCGGCAGTCGCCCGTGGTTTACCATGAAATATCATAAATATAAGCCGCCACGAATAAAAACTTGTCAATAAAGCTGAAAAAACAAGAAGCCAAAAAGCATATCCCGAAGCAATATTATGTGATGCAAAAGAAGCTTCTATAATTGCATCTTTTGAGAAAAAACCTGCCGTGCCGAAAAATGTCCCAGGAATTCCAACACCGGTCAATGCAATAGTCCCTATAATCATCATCCAATAAGTTGCTTGTATATGTTTATGCATCCCTCCCATTTTTCGCATATCTTGCTCATCAGATACAGCATGGATCACAGAACCTGCGCCAAGAAATAATAACGCTTTGAAAAAAGCATGGGTAAAAAGATGAAAAACAGCCGCTCCATAAGCTCCAACACCTAATGCAACAAACATATAACCAAGTTGCGAACATGTAGAATAAGCAATAACACGCTTAATATCATTTTGCACCAACCCCACAGTTGCTGCAAAAAACGCAGTTGTTGCTCCAACAATAATAATCATTGTCAAAGCAGTTGAAGAAAGTTCGAAAATTGGTGACATACGTGCAACCATAAATACACCAGCCGTTACCATCGTTGCTGCATGAATAAGTGCTGACACAGGCGTTGGCCCCTCCATTGCATCAGGAAGCCATGTATGTAAAAGAAACTGTGCTGATTTTCCCATCGCACCAACAAATAACAAAAGACATGTAACAGTAATTGCTGTTTGTCCATCAAGCTGCCAACCTAAAAATGTCATATTTTGTATGAAGCTATTGTCTGCAGCTTTCGCAAAAATAGAGACAAAATTAACCGATTGGAATAAAACAAAAATACTAAAAATTCCTAAGAGAAAACCAAAATCTCCAACACGATTAACCACAAAAGCTTTCATTGCAGCCTTATTAGCAGAATCTCGCTGAAACCAAAAACCAATAAGCAAATAAGATGCAAGCCCCACACCTTCCCATCCAAAAAACATCTGTATCAGATTATTGGATGTCACCAACATAAGCATCATAAATGTAAAGAGCGAAAGATAAGAAAAAAAACGTGACCTTGAAGGATCATGGTGCATATAACCAATTGAATAAATATGCACTAACGCTGAAACACTGTTTACAACAATAAGCATGACAGCTGTTAATGTATCAACATGTAAAGCCCAATCAAAGATTAATCCATCGACAGTAAGCCAATGTAATATCAATACATCAACCGCTGGAGAATGACCAAGTGCAACATTTGAAAAGACCACCCATGACAATACAGCAACAACAACCATAAAGCTACATGTTATCAATTCACTAGCCAGATTTCCTATAGTTTTTCCACCTATAGAAGCAATTAAAAAGCCAAAAAGCGGAAGAAAGACGATCGTATGATACATCGCTGGTCAGCCTTTCATTACATTAACATCTTCAACCGCAACAGAACCACAATTACGGAAAAAAACCACAAGAATTGCTAAACCAATTGCAGCTTCAGCAGCCGCTACTGTTAAGATAAATAAAGCGAATATCTGACCAACGAGATCCTGAAAAAACGCTGAAAACGCAACAAAATTGAGATTAACCGAAAGCAATATAAGCTCAATGGACATAAGAATAATAATTACATTCTTTCTGTTGAGAAAAATTCCAGCAATACCGATTGTAAAAATGAGAGCAGAAACAATCAGATAATGAGTAATATCAATGTGCATAATCCCCCCTTAAATACCCTTACCTGATTCAACTTGTTTGATTTCAATTGCATTTGCTACAGTCCTAGAAACTTGCACCGCTATAGATTGTCGCCTGACACCTGATTTATGACGAAGTGTCAAAACAATAGCACCAATCATTGCAACTAATAAAATGATTCCAGCAACTTGAAAGTAGAAAACATAATCCGTGTAGAGAATATCGCCTAACGCCTGAGTATTTGTTCGCTGTGCTAAATTTGGCATTGGTTGCGTAACATGTGTTCTAAGAACTGGAGAAAAATAGCTACTCACAAAAACAAAAATCAATTCTACAGCAACAACAACTCCAATAAAAGCTCCAATAGGCGCATATCTAAGTGCACCACTTTTTAATTCAGCAAAATCAACATCAAGCATCATAATTACAAATAAAAACAAAACAGCTACAGCCCCAACATAAACAATCAGCAGAATAAGCCCCAAAAATTCTGCTCCTGCAAGCAAAAACAAAGCCGCAGCATTAAAAAATGCCAATATTAAAAACAAAACTGAATGCACTGGATTACGTGCTGTAATAACAATAACCGCACTCGCAAGCATAATAAAAGCAAATAAATAGAAAAATGCCGCCGCTAGATCCGTTAGCATAGGTAGACTTCTCCTCAATTAACCAAACAATTGATATAATACTTCACAACAGATTACAATTTATCGGAAAAATCATCCGACTACCCATTCAACGATGCCCTTAACGATAAGGTGCATCTATCAATATATTTCGAGCGATTTCTCGCTCCCAGCGATCTCCATTCATTAAAAGTTTTTCTTTATCATAATAAAGTTCTTCACGCATTTCTGTTGCAAATTCAAAATTGGGGCCTTCTACAATAGCCTCAACTGGACAAGCTTCTTGACAAAAACCGCAGTAAATGCACTTTACCATATCTATATCATAACGCACAGTTCTACGTGTACCATCATTGCCCCGTGGCCCTGCCTCAATTGTAATGGCTTGCGCAGGGCAAATTGCTTCACATAATTTACACGCAATACATCGTTCTTCCCCATTTGGGTAGCGACGGAGCGCATGTTCACCACGAAAGCGTTGAGAAACAACTCCTTTCTCATAAGGATAATTAATCGTAGGCTTTGGTGAAAAAAACTGACGCATTGCCAAGAAAAAAGCACTGACAAATTCCAATAGAAGGAGTGATTTTGCCGCTTGAATAAGACCTGACACAGTGATACCTCCTCTTAAGCAAAACCAGTATATTTTAAGAAAGTAGCAGTTATCACAACCATTGCTAGTGACAAAGGAAGAAAAACCTTCCAACCAAGCCGCATAAGCTGATCATAACGATAACGCGGCACAAATGCTTTAACCATAGCAAACCAAAAAAATACAAAACAAACTTTTAAAACAAACCAAATGATACCAGGAACCCAATTAAGCCACCAAACATCCAAGGGAGGCAACCAACCACCTAAAAATAAAATGGTTGTTAATGCACACATTAAAACAATAGCAACATATTCACCAAGGAAAAAAAGCATATAAGGTGTTGAAGAATACTCAACCATGTGACCAGCAACAAGCTCAGATTCTGCTTCAACCAAATCAAAGGGTGGACGATTTGTCTCTGCCAGTGCAGAAATAAAAAATACAATAAACATGGGAAAAAGGACAAGCCAATTCCAATCTAAAAAACTGTTAAAAGGCAAACCAAGAGTCGTACCAATTCCATAACTTTGCTTATGAACAATTGTTGTGAGATCCAATGAACCACTCACTAAAATGACGGTTACAAGCACAAAGCCAATGGAAACCTCATAAGAAACCATCTGCGCAGCTGAACGAAGAGCGCCTAAAAAAGGATATTTTGAATTTGACGCCCATCCCCCCATAATAACGCCATAAACTTCAAGAGATGAAATGGCTAATATATAAAGCAAACCAACATTAATCTTTGCAACTTCCCAACCTTCATTGACTGGGATAACAGCCCACGTTGATAAAGCAAGCGTAGCAGAAACAAAAGGCGCCAAAAGAAAAACACCCTTATTAGCACCAGCAGGGATAATAGGCTCTTTAACAACAAATTTAATTAAATCCGCAAAAGATTGCAACAACCCCCACGGACCAACAACATTTGGACCACGCCGCAATTGTACTGCCGCCCAAATTTTTCTATCTGCGTAAAGAAGATAAGCCACTAAGACTAGGAGAACAACCAAAAGAAGCAGCGTTTTTCCAACTATGATAAGTAATGGCAATAGCCAGATCATGAAGAAATCATCCATCGTTATTCTTTTTCCTCTGCCTTTACTCTACAGCTTGTGTAAAACGATTCTTTGCAAGAGATGAACATTCAGCCATAATTGCAGAAGCACGTGCTATTGGATTTGTCAAATAGAAGTCTTTAATCATAGAAGTAAACGCTTGTGTTTCCATATCAATCATCTGTGCACCAAGCGCTTTCAGACTATCTATGTCAGAGGACGTTATATCATCAATGGCACAAAGATGTGGATAATCATTAAACAAGCTCTGTCTTAATTGAGAAAGCGAATCGAAAGGAAGCTTTCGTCCTAAAACATCAGATAAAGCACGCAAAATAGCCCAATCTTCTTTTGCTTCACCCGGGGCAAAACCAGCCCGATTTGTCATTTGAACACGCCCTTCTGTATTCACATAAAGTCCTGATTTTTCAGTGTAAGCGGATGCCGGTAAAATAACATCAGCAGCATGTGCACCATTATCGCCATGGCTACCAATATAGATTGTAAAAGCCTCTGTATTCGCTAAATCTACTTCATCAGCACCAAGCAAAAATAAAACTTCACAGGTTTTAAGAATATTCACAATCCCAAGCTCAGAAGTAAAGCCTATGTCCAAACCGCCAACAATTGATGCAGCATTGTGAAGAACGCCAAATCCATTCCACTTCTCACTAAGGGCCCCAACACGATCAGCTAATTTTGCAAGATTTTTTAAAACAGACAAACCTTCTTTACCTGAAAGAGCTCCCTCACCAATAATAATAAGTGGTCTTTCAGCTTCTTTTAACACATTGAAAAATGCATCCTCTCCACGAATAAGGGCACTCAATGCATCTGTACCAGTTCCAAGATAAGAATAGGGATAACGTAAATCAACCTTTTCTCCAATTAATGCAATGGGAAACCGTCCCATACGTTGGCGTTTTAAAATACGTGCATTTAAAATAGCGGCCTCATAGCGCGGATTAGATCCCACGATAAGCAATGCATCAGCTTTTTCAATACCTGCAATCTTTGGATTAAAAATATAACTCGAACGCCCTAACTCAGGGGATAAAGCCATCCCCCTTTGACGACACTCAAATATTTTTGAATCCAATGAAAGAAGTAATGCTTTAAGTGCATACATTTCTTCAACAGATGCAAGATCTCCAGCAATTGCCCCAATTTTTTCTGGCAAAGTTTTAGAAATCACCATCTTAATTTCTGCAAAAACCTCTGTCCAACTTACAGGTTGAAGCTTTCCATCTTTGCGCACATATGGCCTATCAAGCCGCTGAGTACGTAATCCATCCCAAATAAAACGGGTCTTATCAGAAATCCATTCCTCATTTACATCTTCATTCGTGCGCGGCATAATCCGCATAACCTCACGACCACGGCTATCAATGCGGATAGCACTGCCAACTGCATCCATGACATCAACCGATTCCGTTTTAACCAATTCCCATGGACGTGCATGAAATGCATAGGGTTTTGAAGTTAAAGCCCCTACTGGACAAAGATCAATAACATTTCCCTGTAACTCAGATGTCATTGCCTTTTCAAGATAAGTCGTAATTTCAGCATTTTCACCACGTCCTATCAAACCAAGTTCCGAAACACCCGCCACTTCTGTCGTAAAACGAACACAACGTGTGCAATGAATACACCGTGTCATAACAGTTTTTACAAGTGGCCCAATATATTTATCTTCTACAGCACGCTTATTTTCTGTATAACGAGAACAATCACGCCCATAAAGCATTGCTTGATCTTGAAGATCGCATTCTCCTCCTTGATCACACACAGGACAATCCAAAGGATGATTGATCAGGAGAAACTCCATAATACCTTCACGGGCCTTTTTAACCATTGCCGTGTTGGTGAAAATTTCAGGCACTTCACCGTTAGGCCCTAACCGTAAATCGCGAACCCCCATAGCACAAGAAGCTTGAGGTTTTGGCGGGCCACCTTTAACCTCAACCAAACACATGCGGCAATTTCCAGCAATTGATAAAGATTCATGAAAACAAAAACGTGGAATTTCAGCACCAGCCGCCTCAGCAGCCTGAAGCAACGTGTAGTAATCAGGGACTTCAATCTCTTTACCATCAACTTTGATATTTATCATCACTCATCCCGCCTGCGGCTAACCACCTAAACTCGCATTTCGTTGCATTTAGAACAAAATCCTCTATCCTACTGCTCCCAAAGCAATATTTTTGCTTTGGATGACACTTCGCGTATAATCATCAATTCTACGCTCAATTTCTGGACGAAAATTACGTATCAACCCCTGTATAGGCCATGCGGCAGCATCACCTAGTGCACATATAGTGTGTCCTTCAACTTGCTCAGAAACTTCAAACAAAAGATCAATTTCACGTTTTTGCGCTCTTCCCTCAACCATACGCCCTAAAAGACGCATCATCCAACCTGTGCCTTCACGACACGGTGTACATTGACCACAACTCTCATGCTTGAAAAAAGCTGTTATACGCCAAATTGCCTTGATAATATCGGTTGATTTATCCATAACAATCATACCACCTGTGCCAAAAGAAGATCCAACATCGCGCACCCCATCAAAATCCATGATCGCATCAACCATATCCTCACCACGAACAACCGGACAAGAAGCTCCACCTGGAATAACTGCTAAAAGATTATTCCATCCACCACGAATACCACCGGTATGCTTTTCAATTAATTCGCGAAAAGAAACACCTAGAGCTTCTTCAAATGTACAAGGTGCATTAACATGCCCAGAAACCATAAACAATTTTGTTCCGGTATTATTTGCACGTCCGATTGATGAAAACCACGAAGCACCACGACGCAAAATCGTTGGAATAACGGCAATAGACTCTACATTATTAACTGTTGTTGGACAGCCATAAATCCCCACATTCGCAGGGAATGGTGGTTTAAGTCGAGGTTGCCCCTTTTTCCCCTCAAGACTTTCGAGAAGAGCTGTTTCTTCGCCACAAATATAAGCACCAGCACCATGATGAATAATAATATCGCAAACATGCCCATATTTCGTTTTTTTGCCAAGTAAACCTGCATCATAACATTCATCAACGGCAGCTTGAAGTGCTTCACGCTCACGAATATATTCACCACGAACATAAATAAAAGCGACATTGGCTCCCATTGCAAAAGTAGCAAGTGCACACCCTTCAATCAAAGTATGGGGATCATGCCGCAAAATATCGCGGTCTTTACAAGTTCCCGGCTCCGATTCATCTGCATTTACAACCAAATAATGAGGACGGCCATCATTTTGTTTTGGCATAAAAGACCACTTCATTCCAGTAGGAAAACCAGCTCCGCCACGGCCACGTAACCCCGATGCTTTCACCTCATCAATGATCCAATCACGACCTTTATCAATAATCGCTTTTATACCATCCCAATGCCCACGCGACATCGCAGCCTTTAATGATTTGTCTTTCAAACCATAAATATTGGTGAAAATGCGATCTTTATCAGCTAGCATACCCCACCTTTTTTTCTCTTGCCCTTAGCATTTTTAGCTTTTCCTCAAATGCAATT
This genomic window from Bartonella quintana contains:
- the nuoF gene encoding NADH-quinone oxidoreductase subunit NuoF — translated: MLADKDRIFTNIYGLKDKSLKAAMSRGHWDGIKAIIDKGRDWIIDEVKASGLRGRGGAGFPTGMKWSFMPKQNDGRPHYLVVNADESEPGTCKDRDILRHDPHTLIEGCALATFAMGANVAFIYVRGEYIREREALQAAVDECYDAGLLGKKTKYGHVCDIIIHHGAGAYICGEETALLESLEGKKGQPRLKPPFPANVGIYGCPTTVNNVESIAVIPTILRRGASWFSSIGRANNTGTKLFMVSGHVNAPCTFEEALGVSFRELIEKHTGGIRGGWNNLLAVIPGGASCPVVRGEDMVDAIMDFDGVRDVGSSFGTGGMIVMDKSTDIIKAIWRITAFFKHESCGQCTPCREGTGWMMRLLGRMVEGRAQKREIDLLFEVSEQVEGHTICALGDAAAWPIQGLIRNFRPEIERRIDDYTRSVIQSKNIALGAVG